The following nucleotide sequence is from Halobacillus mangrovi.
TGAAGCAAAAGAATGTTAGTCTCACCTCTTTTAATAATCAAAAAATCGATGAAGAACGCACTTATATTCTCTTACATTCGATAGCTGCATACCATGCCCTTCTCTCCAACCCATCAGAAGCAGAAATTGATTACCATATTGATCAATTGGCTGTATCCCTCCCAACCACACAATACAAAGAAAAGAAAGAAGTCTTCAAAGAACGCTTGAAAGGCGTTCATACTGTTATTTTTCATAAAGTTCCCGGCATTCAAGAACCAAAAGAAGTGGCTGTAAAGATTCATATTGACGATGTCATTGTAGGAGCTGAAGGGGCACTTGCCTATTTAAGCCTCACACGTGATCCTGAGACTTTGAATATCAACAATGATTCACTGGTAAATGACTCACGAAAAGGCATTATCATCGGAGACTTAGGTGGAGATTCGGTTGACTTTGTAGGAATAAAAAATAACAAGCCTGTCGCTTCTATTGAAGGAGAGCAATTTGGTATCAATCAATTTTTAGATAACATCATTCAAAAAGTGAGCAAGAATGAGCTCTACAAATTTAATTCAAGATCAGAGCTTGAAGAAAAATTAGCGGCAGGGCAGTCGGAATGGTATGTGGAGCCTTTTGCCGGTGTAAAAAAAG
It contains:
- a CDS encoding ParM/StbA family protein, which translates into the protein MLKNNIFAVDVGNSWYKVIASDDGELLEYQMPNAIALFDEEFYEKPYDEEDVDFEENLIVEIKSPTVVDRREIYYIGKAAMKQKNVSLTSFNNQKIDEERTYILLHSIAAYHALLSNPSEAEIDYHIDQLAVSLPTTQYKEKKEVFKERLKGVHTVIFHKVPGIQEPKEVAVKIHIDDVIVGAEGALAYLSLTRDPETLNINNDSLVNDSRKGIIIGDLGGDSVDFVGIKNNKPVASIEGEQFGINQFLDNIIQKVSKNELYKFNSRSELEEKLAAGQSEWYVEPFAGVKKDISKYIIPQLKSMAIKYLEHFDRVRSSSNEINGAVRYIAVGGAADIAQRQIKEAAVKWSERGRPIELTFPEDMAKLNVQGLLILAKMNLLKKDKIGQNDYVLAKS